Proteins found in one Zea mays cultivar B73 chromosome 1, Zm-B73-REFERENCE-NAM-5.0, whole genome shotgun sequence genomic segment:
- the LOC541871 gene encoding HMG-Y-related protein A produces MATDEATKPSPIPPYPEMILAAIEGLDDKSGSNKSAISKYIEGKYGSLPPAHASLLTAHLARMKESGELVFLKNNYFRAGAPDAPPKRGRGRPPKARDPNAPAPAPKSPSSTGRGRGRPPKAKSPLEAAVKQATAGMPKPRGRPPKKAKTDGAASPSPSPAPAPAGDGSTPGKRGRGRPPKVRPAVPSETAAA; encoded by the exons ATGGCCACCGACGAAGCCACCAAGCCGTCCCCGATCCCACCCTATCCCGAG ATGATCCTGGCGGCGATCGAGGGTCTAGACGACAAGAGCGGGTCGAACAAGTCCGCCATCTCCAAGTACATCGAGGGCAAGTACGGCTCGCTGCCCCCCGCGCACGCGTCGCTGCTGACCGCGCACCTGGCGCGCATGAAGGAGTCCGGAGAGCTCGTCTTCCTCAAGAACAACTACTTCCGCGCGGGCGCCCCCGACGCGCCGCcgaagcgcgggcgcgggcgccctCCCAAGGCGCGGGACCCGaacgcgccggcgccggcgcccaaGTCGCCGTCGTCCACGGGGCGCGGCCGCGGGCGCCCGCCCAAGGCCAAGAGCCCGCTGGAAGCCGCCGTGAAGCAGGCCACCGCGGGGATGCCCAAGCCCCGCGGCCGCCCGCCCAAGAAGGCCAAGACCGACGGCGCcgcgtccccgtccccgtcccctgcccctgcccctgcTGGCGACGGGTCCACCCCCGGCAAGCGCGGCCGCGGCAGGCCCCCCAAGGTACGCCCCGCCGTGCCCAGCGAGACGGCCGCGGCTTGA